From the genome of Metallibacterium scheffleri:
CTTCGGCATCGGCACCAGCGAGGTCGGCCATGTGCTGGCCACGCAATGCCTGCTGCAGCGCAAGCCCAGGGCCATGGCCGTCGAGGTGCGCGGGCGCCTGCAGCCGGGCGTCAGCGCCAAGGATCTGGTGCTGCACATCATCGGTCACATCGGCGTCGACGGCGGCACCGGATGCGTCATCGAATACCGCGGCGAGGCGATCCGCACGCTGTCGATGGAAGAACGCATGACGGTGTGCAACATGTCCATCGAGGCCGGCGCGCGTGCCGGCATGATCGCGCCGGATGCGACCACCTTCACCTGGCTGAAGGGTCGTCCACGCGCACCGCAAGGCGCGGCCTGGGAACAGGCGGTCGCGTATTGGCAGACATTGCACAGCGATGCCGAGGCGCGCTTCGAGCGCAGCGTCAGTATCGACGCCAGCGCGGTGCGTCCGACACTGAGTTACGGCACGCATCCGGGCATGGTGCTGGACATCGACGCCGTGGTGCCGACAGCAACCGATGCGCAAACGCAGCGTGCGCTGGACTACATGGGCTTGCGCGCCGGCAGCCATCTCGCCGGTACGCCGGTGGACGTGGTGTTCGTCGGCAGTTGCACCAACGGGCGTCTGTCCGATTTGCGCGCCGCCGCCGCGGTGCTGCGCGGGCGCCGCGTCGCCGGCAGCGTGCGCATGCTGGTGGTGCCGGGTTCGGCGGCGGTCAAGCGCGCCGCCGAGCAGGAAGGCCTGGATGCGGTGTTCCGCGCCGCCGGCGCGGAGTGGCGCGAACCGGGATGCTCGATGTGCATCGCCATGAACGGCGATCTGGTGGCGCCTGGCCAACTCGCGGTCAGCACCAGCAATCGCAATTTCGAGGGCCGCCAGGGACCGGGCGCGCGCACCGTGCTGGCCAGCCCGGCCAGCGCCGCCGCCGCCGCGGTGGCCGGATGCATCGCCGATCCGCGCGCGTATCTGCTCGAGGAGGCCGTGGCATGAAACCGATCCGTCATCTGCATGCACGCACGGTCGTGCTGGCGCACGAGAACATCGACACCGACCGCATCATCCCCGCGCGCTTCCTCACCACCACCAGCCGCGCGGGACTTGGCCAGCACGCGTTCCAAGACTGGCGCTACCGCGGCGACGGCACGCCCGATCCGGAGTTCGTGCTCAACCGCCCCGAAGCCAGCGGCGCCAGCATCCTGGTGGCGGGGCGCAACTTCGGCTGCGGCTCCTCGCGCGAGCATGCACCGTGGGCCTTGCTCGATGCCGGCCTGCGCGCGGTGATCAGCAGCGAGATCGCCGACATCTTCCGCAGCAACGCGCTGAAGAACGGCCTGTTGGCGATCACCGTGGATGCCGCCGAACACCGTTACCTGCTGCGCCATCCAGGCCTCGAGTTGGGCATCGACGTGGTCACCGGACACATCACCCTGCCCGACGGCGGGCGCTTCGCTTTCACGCTGGACGCGTTCGCTCGCCATTGCCTGATCGAGGGCATCGACCAACTGGGCTTCCTGCTGCGCGCGGACGCCGCCATACGTCACTACGAGGAGCAGCACGCCGCATGAACACCCCACACGCATCCGCCCACATCGCGCTGCTGCCCGGCGACGGCATCGGCCCCGAAGTCACCGCCGCGGCGGTGGCCTGTCTCGAAGCCGTGGCCGAAATCCACGGCTTCCAGCTGCGCTTCAGCGAGCATGCCATCGGCGGTGTCGCCATCGATGCCTGCGGCACGGCGCTGCCGGAGACCACGCGTGCCGCCTGCATCGCCAGTGACGCGGTGCTGCTGGGCGCGGTGGGCGGACCGAAGTGGTCCGACCCGCGCGCGCCGGTGCGCCCCGAGCAGGGTCTGCTGGCGCTGCGCGCGGCCATGGGGGTGTACGCCAACCTGCGCCCGGTGCAGGTGCATCCGCGCGCCGCGCAGTTCTCGCCGCTGCGGCTGGAAAAACTGCGCAATGTCGATCTGCTGTTCGTGCGCGAGCTGACTGGCGGCATCTACTTCGGCGCCAAGACCCGCGATGCCGCCGGCGCATCGGATCTGTGCAGTTACAGCGTGGCCGAGATCGAGCGCGTCTTGCGCCGCGGCTTCGCGCTGGCCAGGCAGCGCCGGCGCAAGCTGACCTCGGTGGACAAGGCCAACGTGATGGAGACCTCGCGCTTGTGGCGCGAGACCGCGCAGCGCCTCGCCGCAGAGTATCCCGACGTGCAGGTCGAGCACCAACTGGTCGATTCCATGGCCATGCTGTTGCTGACGCGCCCGGCCGATTTCGACGTGATCGTCAGCGAGAACCTGTTCGGCGACATCCTCACCGACGAGGCTGCCGCCATCGCCGGCTCGCTGGGTCTGCTGCCGTCGGCCTCGCTGGGTGACGGCCCGCGCGGCCTGTACGAACCCATCCACGGTTCGGCGCCGGACATCGCCGGGCGCGGCATCGCCAATCCGGCCGGCGCCATTGCCAGCGCCGCGCTGCTGCTGCGGCATTCGCTGGGC
Proteins encoded in this window:
- the leuD gene encoding 3-isopropylmalate dehydratase small subunit, which encodes MKPIRHLHARTVVLAHENIDTDRIIPARFLTTTSRAGLGQHAFQDWRYRGDGTPDPEFVLNRPEASGASILVAGRNFGCGSSREHAPWALLDAGLRAVISSEIADIFRSNALKNGLLAITVDAAEHRYLLRHPGLELGIDVVTGHITLPDGGRFAFTLDAFARHCLIEGIDQLGFLLRADAAIRHYEEQHAA
- the leuB gene encoding 3-isopropylmalate dehydrogenase; the encoded protein is MNTPHASAHIALLPGDGIGPEVTAAAVACLEAVAEIHGFQLRFSEHAIGGVAIDACGTALPETTRAACIASDAVLLGAVGGPKWSDPRAPVRPEQGLLALRAAMGVYANLRPVQVHPRAAQFSPLRLEKLRNVDLLFVRELTGGIYFGAKTRDAAGASDLCSYSVAEIERVLRRGFALARQRRRKLTSVDKANVMETSRLWRETAQRLAAEYPDVQVEHQLVDSMAMLLLTRPADFDVIVSENLFGDILTDEAAAIAGSLGLLPSASLGDGPRGLYEPIHGSAPDIAGRGIANPAGAIASAALLLRHSLGMQVAAGALESALWLALDEGVLTPDLGGHHGTAALTDAVIGHLWSQSAVDTAVVARA
- the leuC gene encoding 3-isopropylmalate dehydratase large subunit, which gives rise to MAARTLLDKLWDAHQVIAETPDTPGVMYVDLHLLHEVTSPQAFTELRARGLRVRRPARTLATMDHSTPTLAADASGTLPYVTPAAAAQVQQLRANCAEFGIELLDLASAQRGIVHVIGPELGATQPGMTIVCGDSHTSTHGAFGALAFGIGTSEVGHVLATQCLLQRKPRAMAVEVRGRLQPGVSAKDLVLHIIGHIGVDGGTGCVIEYRGEAIRTLSMEERMTVCNMSIEAGARAGMIAPDATTFTWLKGRPRAPQGAAWEQAVAYWQTLHSDAEARFERSVSIDASAVRPTLSYGTHPGMVLDIDAVVPTATDAQTQRALDYMGLRAGSHLAGTPVDVVFVGSCTNGRLSDLRAAAAVLRGRRVAGSVRMLVVPGSAAVKRAAEQEGLDAVFRAAGAEWREPGCSMCIAMNGDLVAPGQLAVSTSNRNFEGRQGPGARTVLASPASAAAAAVAGCIADPRAYLLEEAVA